The Burkholderiales bacterium genome includes a region encoding these proteins:
- a CDS encoding tripartite tricarboxylate transporter substrate binding protein translates to MRIVATLVLSVLASAPALSHAAETWPQRPLRLVVPVPPGGASDFTARILGAKLGELLGQQIVVENRGGAAGTIASDLVAQATPDGHTLLFSSSTTHGIAPSVYRKLPYDPMKSFTHIALVNTIPAVMVVHQSVPAKTVKEFVALAKQKPLLFGSSGAGSPPHLLGELFKMKTGAPLTHVPYKGSGPAVIELAGGQLHAMFDGLPSLLGNIKAGKLRPLAAASAKRSTVLPDLPTMAEAGYPGVEGGLWFGISGPAGVPPAISDTLSKAVFTAVAQDDVKERFASVGGFSSPLGPKDYTEYIRKDIAKWAPVVKAAGATVD, encoded by the coding sequence GTGAGAATCGTCGCAACGCTCGTTTTATCAGTGCTGGCGTCCGCGCCGGCCCTTTCCCATGCCGCGGAAACATGGCCGCAGCGGCCGCTGCGCCTCGTCGTGCCGGTGCCGCCGGGCGGCGCGTCCGATTTCACCGCTCGCATCCTCGGCGCCAAGCTCGGCGAGCTCCTCGGGCAGCAGATCGTGGTCGAGAATCGCGGCGGCGCCGCCGGCACGATCGCCAGCGATCTCGTCGCGCAGGCGACGCCCGACGGGCACACGCTGCTGTTCTCGTCGAGCACGACCCACGGCATCGCGCCGTCGGTCTACCGCAAGCTGCCGTACGACCCGATGAAGAGCTTCACCCACATCGCGCTCGTCAATACGATTCCGGCGGTGATGGTGGTGCACCAGTCGGTGCCGGCGAAGACCGTGAAGGAATTCGTCGCGCTCGCGAAGCAGAAGCCCCTGCTGTTCGGCTCGTCCGGCGCCGGCAGTCCGCCCCACCTCCTGGGCGAGCTCTTCAAGATGAAGACCGGCGCGCCGCTGACGCACGTGCCGTACAAGGGCAGCGGCCCCGCGGTGATCGAGCTCGCGGGCGGGCAGCTCCATGCGATGTTCGACGGGCTGCCTTCGCTGCTCGGCAACATCAAGGCCGGGAAGCTGCGTCCGCTCGCGGCGGCCAGCGCCAAGCGCTCGACCGTGCTTCCGGACCTCCCGACGATGGCCGAAGCGGGGTATCCCGGCGTCGAAGGCGGTCTGTGGTTCGGCATCTCGGGGCCCGCCGGCGTGCCGCCGGCGATCTCGGACACGCTCAGCAAGGCGGTGTTCACGGCCGTGGCGCAGGACGACGTGAAAGAGCGCTTCGCGAGCGTGGGCGGATTCTCCTCGCCGCTGGGCCCGAAGGATTACACCGAGTACATCCGCAAGGACATCGCGAAATGGGCGCCGGTCGTGAAAGCGGCGGGCGCGACGGTCGACTGA
- a CDS encoding 3-isopropylmalate dehydratase large subunit gives MSTLLDRIWSRHTVATLGEESLLYVDRNFVHEESTQAFEALADEGRPLSRPGQNVAFCDHYAPTRGRERGVGAIADAEVREMIVQLEANAVRHRLRHFGMAHDQQGIMHVVGPELGLVLPGFVITGSDSHACTNGAFGALAFGVGQSELRQVFFTQTVWKRKPKAMRIAIEGSLGAGVSAKDAVLHVIAAIGANGGSGYALEFAGSCVRSMSMEARMTLCNMSIEAGSQAGMVAPDATTVMFLEERSALRDTRLWNSAVEAWLALHPRPDAHYDRDVHIDAAAVQPTVTWGTSLDDSVAVDGCVPDPATVEDGERRARMQRALDYMGLAAGTAVSDIAIDLVFIGSCSNSRLDDLRSAARVVEGRRARVPAVVSPGSRSVKRAAEAEGLDAVFTAAGFEWRDSGCSMCVGSNGDVVQRGKRCASTSPRNFEGRQGPGARTHVMSPAMAAAAAVTGRITDVRKLLGEA, from the coding sequence GTGTCTACTCTGCTCGACAGGATCTGGTCGCGGCATACGGTCGCGACGCTCGGCGAGGAGTCGCTGCTCTACGTCGACCGCAACTTCGTGCACGAGGAATCGACGCAGGCGTTCGAAGCGCTGGCGGACGAGGGACGGCCGCTTTCCAGACCCGGCCAGAACGTCGCGTTCTGCGACCACTACGCGCCGACGCGCGGACGCGAGCGCGGGGTCGGTGCGATCGCCGACGCCGAAGTGCGTGAAATGATCGTGCAGCTCGAAGCGAACGCGGTGCGTCATCGACTGCGTCATTTCGGAATGGCGCACGATCAGCAGGGGATCATGCACGTCGTCGGACCGGAGCTCGGGCTCGTTCTGCCGGGATTCGTCATCACCGGGTCGGACTCCCACGCCTGCACCAACGGCGCGTTCGGCGCGCTCGCGTTCGGCGTGGGACAGTCGGAGCTGCGCCAGGTGTTCTTCACGCAGACCGTTTGGAAGCGCAAGCCCAAGGCGATGCGCATCGCCATCGAAGGCTCGCTCGGCGCCGGCGTGAGCGCCAAGGACGCGGTGCTGCACGTCATCGCTGCGATCGGCGCGAACGGCGGCAGCGGCTACGCGCTGGAGTTCGCGGGAAGCTGCGTGAGAAGCATGAGCATGGAAGCGCGCATGACCTTGTGCAACATGTCGATCGAAGCCGGCTCGCAGGCGGGCATGGTCGCTCCCGACGCGACGACGGTCATGTTCCTCGAAGAGCGCAGCGCTTTGCGCGACACGCGGTTGTGGAACAGCGCGGTCGAGGCGTGGCTCGCGCTTCATCCGCGTCCGGACGCGCATTACGACCGCGACGTCCATATCGACGCCGCAGCGGTGCAGCCCACCGTGACGTGGGGCACCAGCCTCGACGATTCGGTCGCCGTCGACGGCTGCGTGCCCGATCCTGCGACCGTGGAAGACGGCGAGCGCCGCGCGCGCATGCAACGGGCGCTCGACTACATGGGGCTCGCGGCAGGCACCGCGGTATCGGACATCGCGATCGATCTCGTATTCATCGGCTCGTGCTCGAACTCGCGCCTCGACGACCTGCGCAGCGCCGCGCGTGTCGTCGAAGGACGGCGTGCGCGCGTGCCGGCGGTCGTCTCGCCGGGATCGCGCAGCGTCAAGCGCGCCGCGGAAGCCGAGGGACTCGACGCGGTCTTCACGGCCGCGGGATTCGAATGGCGCGATTCGGGCTGCTCGATGTGCGTCGGGTCGAACGGCGACGTCGTGCAGCGGGGCAAGCGCTGCGCGTCGACGTCTCCGCGCAACTTCGAAGGACGGCAGGGGCCGGGGGCGCGCACCCACGTGATGAGCCCCGCGATGGCGGCTGCGGCGGCGGTGACCGGCCGCATCACCGACGTCAGAAAATTATTGGGAGAAGCCTAG
- a CDS encoding tripartite tricarboxylate transporter substrate-binding protein yields the protein MSRAPAALVAIFCIALSISAHAAEWVASKPIRLILPYAPGGTTDLIARIVAGPLSNELGQQIVIDNRGGGGGLIAMSLIARAQPDGYTMGLPALSAHAANATLLRKSLGYDTEKDFTPVTFVGISPLVLVVNATNPAQSVEQLVARAKESGKPVSFASGGIGLAAHIAGELVKLQSRGASMIHVPYKGGGPAAAGVMGGQVDMLFAPVGSVLGLVRGGKLRAIGVASRERSPKFAGTPTLIESGYPNFVMAESWGLLGPGGLPGAPARRLHEAMGAVLKQPDVVKRLDEQGVEISTSSPQQLRDYIHAEIRKYHDVIVAANIKVE from the coding sequence ATGAGCCGCGCGCCAGCTGCTTTGGTCGCAATCTTTTGCATTGCGCTGTCGATTTCCGCCCATGCCGCCGAGTGGGTCGCGAGCAAGCCGATACGTCTCATCCTCCCTTATGCGCCCGGCGGGACCACCGACCTCATCGCACGCATCGTCGCGGGGCCGCTCTCGAACGAGCTCGGCCAGCAGATCGTCATCGACAACCGCGGCGGAGGCGGCGGTCTGATCGCGATGTCGCTGATCGCGCGCGCCCAGCCCGATGGTTACACGATGGGCCTGCCTGCGCTCTCCGCGCACGCCGCGAATGCAACGCTGCTGCGCAAGTCGCTCGGCTACGACACCGAAAAGGATTTCACGCCGGTGACTTTCGTCGGCATCTCGCCGCTCGTTCTCGTCGTGAACGCCACGAATCCGGCCCAGTCGGTCGAGCAGCTCGTCGCGCGCGCGAAAGAGAGCGGAAAACCGGTGAGCTTCGCGTCCGGGGGGATCGGACTTGCGGCGCACATCGCCGGGGAGCTGGTCAAGCTCCAGTCCAGGGGCGCGAGCATGATCCACGTGCCCTATAAAGGCGGCGGCCCTGCGGCCGCGGGGGTGATGGGCGGACAGGTCGACATGCTGTTCGCGCCCGTCGGTTCGGTGCTGGGCCTCGTGCGCGGCGGCAAGCTTCGCGCGATCGGCGTCGCGAGCCGCGAGCGATCGCCGAAGTTTGCGGGCACGCCGACGCTGATCGAATCCGGCTATCCCAATTTCGTCATGGCCGAATCGTGGGGGCTGCTCGGTCCCGGAGGCTTGCCCGGCGCGCCCGCTCGCAGGCTGCACGAAGCGATGGGCGCGGTTCTCAAGCAGCCCGACGTGGTGAAGCGTCTCGACGAGCAGGGCGTGGAGATCTCCACGTCGAGCCCTCAACAGCTCCGGGACTACATTCACGCCGAGATCAGGAAATACCACGACGTGATCGTCGCGGCGAATATCAAGGTGGAGTGA
- the tcuA gene encoding FAD-dependent tricarballylate dehydrogenase TcuA translates to MNSYDVVVVGAGNAAMAAALTARQHGARVIVLEAADPDNAGGNTRYAAGQTRTTYRGVEDLLEIVPDLTREEIASSDFGQYLREDFLEDVGRLTQYRCNPELVEALVDGSHATLKWMREQGVRFQASYGRQAVKVDGRYKFWGGLPCEIWGGGPGLLDAYYAAAAKAGIEIRHHTHALDLILDSRRVVGVRCASRGDTFDVRAKAVVLACGGFEANAEMRARYLGPNWDLAKVRGTKFNTGQGLNMALRIGASAAGHWSGAHSTCWDLNSPETGDLRVGDGYQKFSYPIGVMINARGERFVDEGADLQVYTYSRIGREILAQPGMLAWQVFDQRAVPLLLREYRIREVTKVTAPTLEALADKLEGVDSKAFLKTMAAYNAAVPPGEPQINISVRDGRATKGLALPKSNWAYRIDRGPFEAYAVTTGITFTFGGLRITPRAQVVDAAWEPIRGLYAAGEIVGGIFFNGYPGGTGLVSGAVFGRIAGREAAANQG, encoded by the coding sequence ATGAATTCATACGACGTCGTCGTGGTCGGCGCGGGCAATGCGGCAATGGCCGCGGCGCTGACCGCGCGTCAGCACGGCGCGCGCGTGATCGTTCTCGAGGCCGCCGATCCCGACAACGCCGGCGGCAACACGCGGTATGCCGCGGGTCAGACGCGCACCACGTATCGCGGGGTCGAAGACCTGCTCGAGATCGTTCCCGATCTCACGCGCGAGGAGATCGCCTCGTCGGACTTCGGCCAATACCTGCGCGAGGATTTCCTCGAGGACGTCGGCCGGCTCACGCAATATCGCTGCAATCCCGAGCTGGTCGAGGCGCTCGTCGACGGGAGCCATGCGACGTTGAAGTGGATGCGCGAGCAGGGCGTGCGCTTCCAGGCGAGCTACGGGCGGCAGGCGGTCAAGGTCGACGGCCGCTACAAGTTCTGGGGCGGCCTGCCGTGCGAGATCTGGGGCGGCGGGCCCGGTCTGCTCGACGCGTACTATGCCGCGGCGGCGAAAGCGGGGATCGAGATCCGCCATCACACGCATGCGCTCGATCTCATCCTCGACTCGCGCCGGGTCGTCGGCGTGCGCTGTGCTTCGCGCGGCGACACGTTCGACGTGCGGGCGAAGGCGGTGGTGCTCGCGTGCGGGGGATTCGAAGCGAACGCCGAGATGCGCGCGCGCTATCTCGGTCCCAACTGGGACCTCGCCAAAGTGCGGGGCACGAAGTTCAACACCGGGCAGGGCCTGAACATGGCGCTGCGCATCGGCGCGAGCGCGGCCGGTCACTGGTCGGGCGCGCACTCGACGTGCTGGGACCTGAACTCTCCCGAAACCGGCGATCTTCGCGTCGGCGACGGCTACCAGAAGTTCAGCTATCCGATCGGCGTCATGATCAATGCGCGGGGCGAGCGCTTCGTCGACGAAGGCGCGGATCTGCAGGTCTACACCTATTCGCGCATAGGCCGCGAGATCCTCGCGCAGCCGGGGATGCTCGCGTGGCAGGTGTTCGACCAGCGCGCGGTGCCGCTGCTGCTGCGGGAGTACCGCATCCGCGAGGTCACCAAGGTCACCGCGCCCACGCTGGAAGCGCTCGCGGACAAGCTGGAAGGCGTCGACTCGAAAGCGTTCCTGAAGACGATGGCCGCGTACAACGCCGCGGTGCCGCCGGGCGAGCCGCAGATCAACATCTCGGTGCGCGACGGGCGTGCGACGAAGGGCCTTGCGCTTCCCAAGTCCAACTGGGCGTACCGCATCGATCGCGGCCCGTTCGAAGCGTATGCGGTCACCACCGGTATCACGTTCACCTTCGGCGGCTTGCGCATCACGCCGCGGGCACAGGTCGTCGATGCGGCATGGGAGCCGATCCGCGGCCTCTATGCGGCCGGAGAGATCGTCGGCGGTATTTTCTTCAACGGCTATCCGGGCGGCACCGGGCTGGTGTCGGGCGCCGTGTTCGGGCGCATCGCCGGCCGCGAAGCGGCGGCCAATCAGGGATGA